In Opitutaceae bacterium TAV5, one genomic interval encodes:
- a CDS encoding adenine permease (involved in the transport or adenine), with amino-acid sequence MLERIFQLRQRGTTVPREIIAGLTTFAAMAYVLAVNPDILSGTGMDRGALITVTAITAAVSTVLMALMTNFPLALAPGMGINAFFAFTICGIYQVPWQQALGMVFVNGAVFLLLSATGVREKIVRSIPYELKIAITCGIGLFIAFLGLKNGGVIVAHPATFVSHGNFATPSVALCLGGVAVTFLLVSRRVPGAIVLGVALTTVAGLFVPDGQGGTITKAAGSWFAAPASPAPVFWKLSFEFLYSSEAFFKALPIILTLLLVDMFDNLGTLIGVARRTGLLRPDGTLPKAGRALMADSIAAMLSAISGTSTVVSYVESASGVEAGGRTGLTALTTAALFLLALFATPLILMVPPQATAPALVVVGIFMMQSVSEIAMTEFRKAAPLVLTILAIPLTFSIAEGIGLGLLASALLALGTGRPKEFPLLGYVIAGVFFLSFFHIFPFSG; translated from the coding sequence ATGCTCGAACGCATCTTCCAGCTCAGGCAGCGCGGCACGACTGTTCCGCGCGAGATCATCGCCGGCCTCACGACTTTCGCGGCCATGGCTTACGTCCTGGCCGTCAATCCCGACATCCTCTCCGGCACCGGCATGGACCGTGGCGCGCTCATCACGGTCACCGCCATCACGGCCGCCGTCAGCACCGTGCTGATGGCGCTCATGACCAATTTCCCCCTCGCCCTCGCGCCCGGCATGGGGATCAACGCCTTTTTCGCTTTCACCATTTGCGGCATCTACCAGGTGCCGTGGCAGCAGGCGCTCGGCATGGTGTTTGTCAATGGCGCCGTCTTCCTCCTGCTCTCCGCCACCGGCGTCCGGGAAAAAATCGTTCGCTCCATCCCCTACGAACTGAAAATCGCCATCACCTGCGGCATCGGACTCTTCATCGCGTTTCTCGGTCTGAAAAACGGCGGAGTCATCGTGGCGCACCCGGCGACGTTTGTCTCGCACGGCAACTTCGCCACGCCCTCGGTCGCGCTCTGTCTCGGCGGTGTGGCGGTCACCTTCCTGCTCGTCTCCCGCCGCGTGCCGGGCGCCATTGTCCTCGGCGTCGCCCTCACCACGGTCGCCGGTCTCTTCGTGCCGGATGGCCAGGGCGGCACGATCACGAAAGCAGCCGGCTCCTGGTTTGCCGCCCCGGCCTCCCCTGCTCCCGTGTTCTGGAAGCTGAGCTTCGAATTCCTTTACAGCAGCGAAGCCTTTTTCAAGGCGCTGCCGATCATCCTCACGCTGCTCCTCGTCGATATGTTCGACAACCTCGGCACGCTCATCGGGGTGGCCCGTCGCACCGGCCTGCTCCGGCCCGACGGCACCTTGCCCAAAGCCGGCCGCGCGCTCATGGCCGACTCCATCGCCGCCATGCTCAGCGCGATCTCGGGCACGTCGACGGTGGTCAGCTATGTTGAATCCGCGTCGGGCGTCGAGGCCGGCGGTCGCACCGGGCTCACCGCGCTGACCACCGCCGCGCTGTTTCTGCTGGCCCTGTTTGCCACCCCGCTGATCCTGATGGTGCCTCCGCAAGCCACCGCGCCGGCGCTCGTTGTCGTGGGCATTTTCATGATGCAGTCGGTGTCGGAGATAGCGATGACCGAGTTCCGCAAGGCCGCGCCGCTCGTGCTCACGATCCTCGCCATTCCGCTGACGTTCAGCATTGCCGAAGGCATCGGCCTGGGGCTGCTTGCCTCCGCCCTCCTCGCTCTCGGCACCGGCCGGCCGAAGGAATTTCCGCTGCTCGGCTATGTGATCGCCGGGGTTTTCTTTTTGAGCTTCTTCCACATATTTCCCTTCAGCGGCTGA
- a CDS encoding GTP cyclohydrolase — translation MSSRIVQFSPPPPGPADTSPPAGNPGNPHDAGSGGQAVKFSALIDALQHGPGAVRALAGSGKGERPVYGTTLYLATCALDTRYGPFRAYVFQDIADKHYVLALTHGDICGAKELHTRIHSSCVTSETLRGCDCDCVQQLEGAFRVIAGKGRGILFYLMQEGRGVGYFAKARDRMLVQASLDQISTFDAYASMGLAKDHRNYENISHICHLLGITASFVVLTNNPDKLSALRAQGLPVTGNEPLEFEPGPFNLAYLTSKAASGHQLKRPVASRVSRALPPEPVTPFRPHALADARRFIHAASYFLPMTPVGDDILLTADQFRQLFSQHAIERWMSGPQPLVREYRRIRGNRYFVRIHADNLAAFKKREPDHPLTALLTSPWWFRVHAYYDIVTSQDWVVLTHGKPTADDAPVVRLHSDSIFDRFPLRTLGNRDKLKQAAWHIVSYGSGVMLLLHNDGRGAGFGAHATDRMMTETGVVHSSDDAYRLLAVAYDSRDYDASIILLRHHLPGERIQMVMNSPESLVRKPEYAEALNRHHINVDKWIFLEDAPPA, via the coding sequence ATGTCTTCCCGTATCGTCCAGTTCAGCCCTCCGCCACCCGGTCCGGCCGACACCTCCCCGCCCGCAGGAAACCCGGGCAACCCTCACGATGCCGGCAGCGGCGGGCAGGCCGTGAAGTTTTCCGCCCTGATCGATGCGCTCCAGCACGGCCCCGGCGCCGTGCGCGCGCTCGCCGGGAGCGGCAAGGGGGAGCGTCCTGTTTACGGCACTACGCTCTACCTCGCCACCTGCGCGCTCGATACCCGCTACGGACCCTTCCGGGCCTATGTCTTCCAGGACATCGCCGACAAGCACTACGTCCTCGCGCTCACCCATGGCGACATCTGCGGGGCGAAGGAACTGCACACGCGCATCCATTCCTCCTGCGTCACCAGCGAAACCCTGCGCGGTTGCGATTGCGACTGCGTGCAGCAGCTCGAAGGCGCCTTTCGCGTCATCGCCGGGAAAGGGCGCGGCATCCTGTTTTACCTGATGCAGGAAGGCCGCGGCGTCGGCTACTTTGCCAAGGCGCGCGACCGCATGCTCGTGCAGGCGTCGCTCGACCAGATTTCCACTTTCGACGCCTACGCGTCGATGGGCCTGGCCAAGGACCACCGCAACTACGAGAACATCTCCCACATCTGCCACCTCCTCGGCATCACCGCGTCATTCGTTGTCCTGACCAACAACCCGGACAAGCTCTCCGCGCTTCGCGCCCAGGGCCTGCCGGTCACCGGCAACGAACCGCTGGAATTTGAACCCGGACCGTTCAATCTCGCCTACCTCACCTCCAAGGCCGCGAGCGGTCACCAGCTCAAACGGCCGGTCGCCAGCCGCGTCAGCCGCGCGCTCCCGCCCGAGCCGGTCACGCCCTTCCGTCCGCATGCGCTGGCCGACGCCCGCCGCTTTATCCATGCAGCGAGCTACTTCCTGCCGATGACGCCGGTCGGCGACGACATCCTGCTCACCGCCGACCAGTTTCGCCAGCTCTTCAGCCAGCACGCGATCGAACGCTGGATGAGCGGCCCGCAGCCTCTCGTTCGCGAATACCGCCGTATCCGGGGCAACCGCTATTTTGTCCGCATCCATGCCGACAATCTCGCGGCGTTCAAGAAGCGTGAACCCGATCACCCTCTCACGGCGCTGCTGACCTCCCCCTGGTGGTTTCGTGTGCACGCCTACTACGATATCGTCACCAGCCAGGACTGGGTGGTGCTCACGCATGGCAAGCCCACGGCCGACGATGCACCGGTTGTCCGCCTGCACAGCGATTCCATTTTCGACCGCTTCCCGTTGCGCACGCTCGGCAACCGCGACAAGCTCAAGCAGGCGGCCTGGCACATCGTGAGTTATGGCTCCGGCGTCATGCTGCTCCTCCACAATGACGGACGCGGAGCCGGCTTCGGCGCCCACGCCACCGATCGCATGATGACCGAGACGGGCGTCGTCCATTCCTCCGACGACGCCTACCGCCTTCTCGCCGTCGCGTACGACAGCCGCGACTACGATGCCTCGATCATTCTCCTGCGCCACCATTTGCCCGGCGAACGCATCCAGATGGTGATGAACTCGCCGGAAAGCCTCGTGCGAAAACCCGAATACGCCGAGGCGCTCAACCGCCACCATATCAACGTGGACAAATGGATCTTCCTCGAAGACGCCCCGCCCGCATGA
- a CDS encoding alpha/beta hydrolase yields the protein MVSLFFRDLGGAGKPPLVLLHGLLGSSRNWQSAGGELAQAGDGVEGFHVFAPDLRNHGRSPHADGMSYAAMVGDVLRWLDEHVGRTEDGKPAPVTLLGHSMGGKVAMALACRHPERVSRLVVVDIAPKDYLSRAHRAEFAAMNELELAGLQSRGEAEMRLEARVADWAMRKFLVTNLERAEAGNGARDTGGGGSAGWRWVVNLPVLTRALPELEASPLAENERFAGPTLFITGGRSHYVRRPEDEAVIRRHFPTAEIVTLAASGHNPHMEARAEFVRAVRAAAAGAT from the coding sequence ATGGTTTCGCTTTTTTTTCGTGATCTGGGCGGGGCGGGAAAGCCGCCGCTGGTGTTGTTGCACGGGTTGCTGGGATCGTCGCGCAACTGGCAGTCGGCGGGCGGGGAACTGGCGCAGGCGGGCGATGGCGTAGAGGGGTTTCATGTGTTTGCGCCCGATCTGCGGAATCACGGGCGGTCGCCGCATGCGGACGGGATGAGCTATGCCGCGATGGTCGGCGATGTGCTCCGGTGGCTGGATGAGCATGTCGGGCGGACGGAGGACGGAAAGCCGGCGCCGGTGACGTTGCTCGGGCACAGCATGGGGGGAAAGGTGGCGATGGCGCTGGCCTGCCGGCACCCGGAGCGGGTGTCCCGGCTGGTCGTCGTGGACATCGCGCCGAAGGACTATCTGTCGCGGGCGCACCGGGCGGAGTTCGCGGCGATGAACGAGCTGGAGCTGGCCGGGCTGCAATCGCGTGGCGAGGCGGAGATGCGGCTGGAGGCGCGGGTGGCGGACTGGGCGATGCGAAAGTTTCTGGTCACGAACCTGGAACGCGCGGAGGCCGGCAACGGCGCGCGTGACACCGGAGGCGGAGGGAGCGCGGGCTGGCGGTGGGTGGTCAACCTGCCGGTGCTGACGCGGGCGCTGCCGGAGCTGGAAGCCTCGCCGCTGGCGGAAAACGAGCGGTTTGCGGGACCGACGTTGTTCATCACCGGAGGCAGGTCGCACTACGTGCGCCGGCCGGAGGACGAGGCGGTGATCCGGCGGCATTTTCCGACGGCGGAGATCGTGACGCTCGCCGCTTCGGGACACAATCCTCACATGGAGGCGCGGGCGGAGTTCGTGCGCGCGGTGCGGGCGGCGGCGGCCGGAGCGACCTGA
- a CDS encoding DNA-binding protein, whose amino-acid sequence MTPSWTGWRPLSAAPRFTPAVLAEILDGGQAFRWHASAEADGTTWTGIWSSSHFRLCLDSSGQLLWSIPQSPANASEAAASENTLRRYLCGHDTPALVDALPWRSDAHLARCIEAFPGLTLLRQPFGETLLAFLCSATKQIVQIRQMLALLAGRHGEPLRGNAVRTLPSWTRLATIPESGLRACQLGFRARYISETARYLAARPGWLEETEALPYPEAKARLMALPGVGEKVADCVLLFGAGRLEAFPVDTWIIKAMTRHYGLHGWAPQQVAHFGRVHFGGAAGLAQQYLFAWERREAGRLPQVAPAAAARTARTNSARASM is encoded by the coding sequence ATGACGCCTTCCTGGACCGGCTGGCGCCCGCTCTCCGCCGCTCCGCGCTTCACGCCTGCCGTGCTCGCCGAAATCCTCGACGGCGGCCAGGCCTTCCGCTGGCACGCCTCCGCCGAAGCGGATGGCACGACCTGGACCGGCATCTGGTCCTCCTCGCATTTCCGGCTTTGCCTGGACTCCTCCGGGCAACTTCTGTGGAGCATCCCGCAATCGCCCGCCAACGCCAGCGAAGCCGCCGCATCCGAAAACACACTACGCCGCTATCTCTGCGGCCACGACACCCCCGCGCTCGTCGATGCCCTGCCCTGGCGCAGCGACGCGCACCTCGCCCGCTGCATCGAAGCCTTCCCCGGGCTCACCCTTCTCCGCCAGCCCTTCGGCGAGACGCTTCTCGCCTTCCTCTGCAGCGCCACCAAACAGATCGTCCAGATCAGGCAGATGCTTGCCCTCCTCGCCGGGCGCCACGGCGAACCGCTTCGGGGCAACGCCGTCCGCACCCTTCCCTCCTGGACTCGCCTCGCAACCATCCCCGAATCCGGCCTCCGCGCCTGCCAGCTCGGTTTCCGCGCCCGTTACATTTCCGAAACCGCCCGCTACCTCGCCGCTCGCCCCGGCTGGCTCGAGGAAACCGAAGCCCTCCCCTACCCCGAAGCCAAAGCCCGCCTGATGGCGCTCCCCGGCGTCGGCGAAAAAGTGGCCGATTGCGTCCTCCTCTTCGGCGCCGGGCGGCTCGAAGCCTTTCCCGTGGACACCTGGATCATCAAGGCGATGACCCGGCACTACGGTCTCCACGGCTGGGCTCCGCAACAGGTCGCCCACTTCGGCCGGGTCCATTTCGGCGGCGCCGCCGGCCTCGCCCAGCAATACCTTTTCGCGTGGGAACGCCGCGAGGCCGGCCGCCTGCCTCAGGTCGCTCCGGCCGCCGCCGCCCGCACCGCGCGCACGAACTCCGCCCGCGCCTCCATGTGA